In the Parasteatoda tepidariorum isolate YZ-2023 chromosome X2, CAS_Ptep_4.0, whole genome shotgun sequence genome, CACTTAATGCTTCTAATGTAATGTTCCATGCTTTTTTTAGCAACCATCTTTAAGTAGCATAGAGCCAACGTATATTTCAGTTTGTAGAATGTACTACATATCAAGAGCTATACGAACACAGTTTTGTTCCAAGTAGTCTTTGACGAAAatcttaaatttgcaaaaacataaaaaaagtaagttgaatttttaattctctattgttaaaaacgaaattagttattaaattttaattgaatttaaattttattaatgaaatttttttaattgagtacaGTCAATATCTCAAGAAAAACTTCGCAAACTGCAAATTGAAGCAGATTATCTTCTTTCACagattatctttaaatttctcaattagtttgatatttttaatgtagtttgtAATAGGTCCAGAGCAATGAAGGCTTATTACAACAAACCTTAGCAATTTCAGTCTTACTGTGAAATTACTAGCACACTTCCTAATTATCCTAAAGACATATAGGCTGTTtgtaatatgcataaaatatcagtcagcttaaaaaaatactgaaaacgTTTCTATTTCACCTGGCGCATTGAAAAATACCAATGTCATTTGTATAGAGTCAgtctttttcaaataacttaaagCGCATACGTTTCGTGGTGGTCAAAATCATGatgtgtaaaatttattaaaccaaaatgCACACATTCTGATACAACTTTGAATATTTGAGATTGCCTTTTAGGTTTATTGCCTCGCATATCTTAAGGCTAATTGgaaaatacataattcatttttcaactagctttatttatttcaagctgTTTGCATGAAGCCTTCCTGCTATTTACAGTAAAGGGTTACTGTAAACAGCATTATTAGAAGTTTGTTCCAAAAAGTCTAATTAATTTCAGTCTATTTCAATAATTCTTCGCCCATTTCTTAATTACCCTAAATGCatataagctaaaaaaaataagcctGAAAAATATCAGGCAGGTTAGAAATAATGAGGACTTTTCTGGTACATTGAAAAATGCTACAGACTTTtacaaagaaatgaattttttaataaacttacgTCACATGTAAAGATATACTATAGATATGAACTGAAGggcaatcattttaaaatcaattgaagTCGCCTATACCTTCTGATTAAAAGCACAAAACggtacatatttattttttcataaaaaaggcGAAACATTTTTATACGATCCTTGAAGACTTTCAATGTTCAGACTAATTAAGATGTAACTGACACTAAATCATTccatgtttaataaaaagttttgatcaAAATGCTGGATAAATAAGACTCCTGTTTGATTTtactaattacatttaattatcgAATTAAATAAGGCCATTAAAACTAGCCGCAAAAAAAATGAAGCCTTACCTTTGCCGGCACCCTTGATTCAAATAAAGTCGCAACTTTTAACAGGTAAGGTATTATGAAAGCATAACCGTACTGTAAGTGACCTTTCAAAAGTCGAAGTAGATAAcaggcaaaaaagaaaaaaaaaatgaaaataagatagAAGCATTCCGTTATTTGTGAGCTGCGGCCGAATAAGGGTGTAGTTTTGGTCAGCCCAAAAGATCGTAAACCAAGAGAGGAGCCGTATTCGCTCCTCGACCATAACCGAGTACAGGAAATATGCAGATATTTCTTGTCTTAGAACGCCCTCATCCACCTAATGACCtggaattgcatttttttactgcttCTTAGCCGAGGGGCAGCGCGCGATTGtgccttatatttttattgaggtCGCGCTTTCAGCTTCTTTTTAGAgggaaaaattacgaaaagatAAATTCTCCTTTTCACTTATGGTATTATTACCTTGCaatcctttttttcccctcattttATTCCTGGAATTTGTTGAAGTTAATTAGTATTacaatctttaatttaaattgattcaaatatcagcatttaaaaaaaatttatatgttgaaATTTCAATACTTGATATTATCATTGCtgctatggaaaaaattacgaaaagaaaaattcttattcttttcaCTAGCAATATTATTACCTAAAaccttcttttcattttattcctaGAATATGTtttgtagttaattaaaattaaatctttaacttaaattgattcaaatgtaagcatttaaaaaagattaataagtTGAAAACTCTAATACTTGACAAATATTATCATTGCTGCTGTgggaaaaataaggaaattctCCTTTCCTTTGCGGTCTTATTACCTACCagcattttttccccattttatttcaagaatatgttgtagttaattaaaattaaaatcttttcatttgaATTGATTCAAATGtcagcatttaaaaaagattaataagtTGAAAACTCTAATACTGGACAAATATTATCATTGCTGCTGTgggaaaaataaggaaattctCCTTTCCTTTGCGGTCTTATTACCTACCagcatttttttcccattttatttcaagaatatgttgtagttaataaaaattataatcttctCATTTGAATTGATTCAAATGTcagcatttaaaagaattaatatataaaaaactacaatgcttaataaatgttatcattactgctatggaaaaaattacgaaaagatAAATTCTCTTCAATTGCAATCTTATTACCTAACAAACGCTTTCCATTTTATTCCTAGAATATGTTTTGTAGTTAATTAGTATTAGAATCCTTAATTTGAATAGATTGAAGCGTCAACAtttgaaaaagattaataaGTTGGAAACTATAATGCTGTGGAAAAAATGAGGGAAAGctaaattctctttttctttgCGGTCTTATTACTACctaacaacatttttttcttcattttattccaAGAATATGTTGCggttaattagaattaaatctttaatttaaattaatttaaacgccagcatttaaaaaaattaatatgtcaTTAATTGGTAacgaaatttatgttattttttgcttagtatttttctgtttaagtaatttttcctccactacatttcaaaaattcaaagtagaAAGCGAAATGCAACATAAATCCAGTTATTTCCTGGTGACACTCTTAAAGAGTAGTAAAGTTTTCCTTATTCTacaagtttatttaattcattattaatttaaaattttgcagagAATGGAACAGTTGGTGTCCCAGTTCATATTTGGttattgttttaacaaattttattcaaattgatttcAACAACcattacttttaaatagttaaagcGTACTTATATCAGCCTTgctacaaatatttcaaattgctCAGCTCTataaaaggatttaattttatggaaatgaaatttaagttacatttagtttaatacttttcattttatttaattttcttactacTGCATATGAAAAAGCCTAGGTATTATGTGAAATGCAACTTAATTGTGGGCATCTTGTGGGAACACTTTTAAGGAGTGGGTGCAATTATCCTGATTCtacaaattttactgtttaattcGCAAccaattgattataatttttgtagaaaGCTGATTAGATGTAATCGCTTCTGCTAGCGCTGTAACTGATGGCCAAATGTGAATGAAATGTCTGCTTACAATGTTTTTGGATGTTTTTACGatggaaaacttatttttaaaagagagtCAGAGTTAGCTGCTATGCATTAATATTGCTGAAAGTATACTTGCCAAACAAGATTTTATTCTTGCATTTAATGTggtagcaaaaatttttaaattatgattgaatcttactttgaaaaatttgatataataaatttttaactaacattaTACTTAACACTAAGTTTACGAGACacgtcattttgacgcatttcgaattttataaggaaaattacaaaacccgtttgcatttttatgtcatctcttgtaatgacttttatccattgataGAGGtcaatatatattgaagtctattttcttcaaaagcgttgaaatattgaaattttcttcgttGCATAGCTATCTCTACGcatatgcgtcaatttgacgctatcgtaatttagacaaaattttgagtacaCATGCAAActtcacatcaataataaataggaatgtaccgacaatacttTGATCCGTTATCCGATACAgttatctcaaatgaaataAGCGATAAACAACTGTCGCCGATAAGCAATATTAGAAAGAACAAACacagaatgtcaattgatgtcagagtgtcagattttgaaggtttcagttgcttagttcgagtattgaaaaataaaacactagaatatttccttaatatatatatctcatattttcactttttttcttatagtatctaattacattgctttctaagtacagagatgccaactgctccggacactccaaaataattaaaggaacggtaaataactactaagtaaaatttgcaaatataaagtggtgaaatatataaacctacaaattatttagaaatagtggtggataaaaatctactaaattaaatttattaaaccaagaatcacaattcataaactaccactttaaaatatatatttgctgtccggggcaaagttggcatctctgtaagtgCTTTTATATGTATCCgttcatgcgtcaaattgacgcgtgttcgtagagataggtatgTATGAAAAGTcagtaaacctagtgttaaataGTGTAAACATATTAAAGTGAACCAGCTTTTGTATTGAGCTTTTTGTGATGGCGAAAGGTGAGCTAAATAGTTGCTTACCACTACAATAGTTATTCTAAAATAGTAGTTAAAATCTCTTTTgaaatgcattaataaattttattttcttcatcgCGATATTCAAGCCGATCTAACATACACGAAAAaagccactttttttttaattgtccttTCATAAGACTGATAaagtattttcagaattaaccctttgcactccgAGTACTTTAACCTTTTCAAGACGGGCAAGTCATATATGAGTAGTAGGCCTCGCCCTAGAGGGGACTGAAGTGACGTCATCATGGAAAGTCAAGGagtgcttatttctgcccgaCCGGAAGTTGTTTATTTCTGCCCACTTATAAACCAgaagttgcttatttctgcccgctTGAAATCGAAACGTCTGTAACGTCATGGGGagcttatttccttttttttcttaagcctaaaatatttttagtttcggtttctgttcttaatatagtttgttttttgatgctattttcatttattacttttttcaggGTGGcaacacttattaatattattttacttgtttagGATGGCAATACTTAGAAACTTTGTTATTTGGGGGAGAAATTGTATATTATGAAGTAATGTCGTCatcttttattacataataaatatcatACACATGCTTTAACtctagtggtgccatctatgtgtgaatgttagaaataaaataactttaaatctattttaatatttaaatctgttttattattatttattaaatataattaaggctGAGGATTGAACTCACGCCAATCAAAAAGCCTTCGTGGGTCAGTAGTTGGATATCATAACCACTGACCCACGAATGCTTGGTTAGATACGTGTTAATAAGTTAAACTTTTGTATTCTGAACAcgtgtataaatgaaaaaaggatTTGATATCGATATCATCCTACAGTTTAATcgatatatttttcacttaacctttgacagttattaaatatttatttctgcacctcttaatgttattataacttTCTCTGGATGGCAACGGTACTGACCATACACGTGTTCAGATTTGACGTGTTTTGTGTGATAGCACAACTACTGATTACAGAGCGAGCCATTCTGATAAGATATAACAAGCTAGATCTTGGTCTATGACGTGTGTGTTGAATTCAGTTCCTTTCACTTGCGCTGGTAAATAGTTAAGCATGTGACAGCTTAACATTTTTCTGATTGGCTGTTAAAGTTATACTTTCTTGGTTTGGCAACTAGAAGGATAGAGTGACTAAATTTCCTCCCCCTCTTATATTAGTATTTCACTTGTTCTTCTGTTGTGTCtcgattaagtttttaaactgtttgatTCACCGGGTCGTTATGGACggatatttaaagagaaaacatGTTGAAACTGAAGTAAGTACTATTGATTTCTTCGTAATTTactatgcttttaaatttattgttaatagaattgttttattgtaaCTTCTAGCACTTATTCGTTTTTAAGAAGAGcatgtgacaaaatttagttaactttaaaaattctttaatattaattgaatcgAAAGGTGTaataaagttaagtttaaaGCATAATTACATTCTGTTAATAgttgttacttattttattgttgttctTGGTGactcaaaaaatgtttctttttattttattagaatgaaCCAAAGAGGAAAGGTTTGTTCCAGGAGGGAAACTTTCCAGAGTATTGCTATCCAATTGGTGAGGACTTATTCGTTTTGGCCAGCACGTATAACAAGAAATCAGTCATTCATATACGAAGATTTAACAGATATGGAGACTCACACAATCCTTCAGGATATGGTATAACTCTACAGCCTGAACAGTATAATGCTTGCTTCTGTCATGGTCCACCGACATGTATCTTCGGCATTGCAGACATCAACATGGCTTTGGAAGAGATCCCTCCAGCTAATCCCCgcgaaaaattttatgtgttgaTGAATGACGAGGGAAAGAATCTACTAGTGGACGAATTGGTTCATTCTATACCTCAGCCTTGGTTCATTCTATACCTCCAGAAGTGGCCGCGTCTACAAGCACGAGACGGAAATCAGTTTCAAACAATGGAGAGAACTACAGAAGTGTCGAGATAATGTGACATTCGgctatattaatttgaaatacaggttcgaggactttttgaacatttttcaagAATCCACCCATCAACAGTGTCCAGTGGTGCCAAAGAATTAGGGCATCAACGAAGCGGGCCCTGTTATGAAAGATTGCCTGAAAATTGTGTTGCATCAACATATTCGACTGAAGAAAGGTCTGAAGCCAGTAGACAGGTCTGCTGACTTTCTTGACCAGGTTGTGTGCAGTGTTCACGATTTCAATGAATCTTGTTTGGACTTACACGTGGAGAATATTGCTCTGGATTTTACTAATGAACTAAGTGAACGAATGTTGTTTAGACAACCCTTACAGAC is a window encoding:
- the LOC122268911 gene encoding uncharacterized protein encodes the protein MDGYLKRKHVETENEPKRKGLFQEGNFPEYCYPIGEDLFVLASTYNKKSVIHIRRFNRYGDSHNPSGYGITLQPEQYNACFCHGPPTCIFGIADINMALEEIPPANPREKFYVLMNDEGKNLLVDELVHSIPQPWFILYLQKWPRLQARDGNQFQTMERTTEVSR